A genome region from Arachis duranensis cultivar V14167 chromosome 6, aradu.V14167.gnm2.J7QH, whole genome shotgun sequence includes the following:
- the LOC107491686 gene encoding cation/H(+) antiporter 20, with translation MMAPVNITSIKTSSSGAWQGDDPLNYAFPLLIVQTTLILVVTRILAFLFKPLRQPKVIAEIVGGILLGPSALGRNKTYMNKLFPTWSTPILESVASIGLLFFLFLVGLELDLNSIRRSGHRAFSIAAAGISLPFVCGIGVAFVLRKTIDGADKVGYGQFLVFMGVALSITAFPVLARILAELKLLTTPVGETAMAAAAFNDVAAWILLALAVALAGNADGSGGHKSPVVSVWVLLSGLAFVIFMMMVIRPAMKLVAQRCSREHDTVDEAYICLTLAGVMVSGFMTDLIGIHSIFGAFVFGLTIPKGGDFAERLIERIEDFVSGLLLPLYFASSGLKTDVAKIRGGKAWGLLVLVISTACAGKILGTLVAALMCMVPVREAVTLGVLMNTKGLVELIVLNIGKEKKVLNDEIFAILVLMALFTTFITTPMVMAIYKPARGIAMKTHRKLGDLTTNSASNDKKDELRILACVHGPGNVPSIISLIESTRSTKNSFVKLFIMHLVEFTERSSSIILVQRVRKNGFPFFKRSRNGEWRDRLAGAFQAYSQLGRVSVRPTTAISSLPTMHEDICHVAEEKRVTMIILPFHKHWRVEADDEDNGGAHEVLENLGHGWRGVNQKVLKHAPCSVGVLVDRGFGNGSQTPGPDSTMGQRVCILFFGGPDDREALELGGRMVEHPVVRVTIIRFVEEDELNGKNIVLHPSPNANCDQSYSFSTAKMNRQIEKELDEKAMGEFRGRWGEMVGYVEKASENVVEEALGIGRSGDFDLIVVGKGRFPSSMVANLAERPAEHAELGPIGDVLASSGHGVVTSVLVIQQHDVALTDEAPALRVLHGGYDNARGDNDSTSSAKEISSVDNNDIV, from the exons ATGATGGCCCCGGTGAACATAACCTCCATAAAAACCTCCTCAAGTGGGGCGTGGCAGGGCGACGATCCCTTAAACTACGCCTTCCCTCTCCTTATAGTCCAAACCACCTTGATCCTTGTAGTCACCCGCATCCTTGCCTTCCTCTTCAAACCCCTCCGCCAGCCCAAAGTCATTGCTGAAATTGTA GGAGGGATTCTGCTAGGGCCGTCGGCATTGgggaggaacaaaacctacatgAACAAGTTGTTCCCAACGTGGAGCACTCCCATACTCGAATCAGTTGCCAGCATTGGCctcttgttcttcctcttccttGTTGGACTCGAACTCGACCTCAACTCAATCCGCCGCAGTGGCCACCGCGCCTTCAGCATTGCCGCCGCCGGAATCTCTCTTCCCTTCGTCTGCGGTATTGGCGTTGCCTTCGTCCTCCGAAAGACCATCGACGGAGCCGACAAGGTCGGTTATGGCCAGTTCCTCGTCTTCATGGGCGTCGCCCTCTCCATAACCGCCTTTCCCGTCCTCGCTCGAATCCTCGCAGAGCTCAAGCTCCTCACCACGCCTGTAGGCGAGACCGCCATGGCCGCCGCCGCCTTCAACGACGTCGCGGCTTGGATCCTCCTCGCCCTCGCTGTAGCACTAGCCGGAAACGCCGACGGTAGCGGCGGCCACAAGAGCCCCGTGGTGTCCGTGTGGGTTCTCCTCTCCGGCTTGGCGTTCGTCATTTTCATGATGATGGTTATCCGACCGGCGATGAAGCTGGTGGCGCAGCGGTGCTCGCGGGAGCACGATACGGTGGACGAGGCATATATTTGCTTAACCCTTGCTGGAGTGATGGTATCGGGATTCATGACAGATCTGATCGGGATCCACTCGATTTTTGGCGCGTTCGTGTTCGGATTGACGATTCCGAAGGGAGGGGATTTTGCGGAGAGGCTGATAGAGAGGATCGAAGATTTTGTGTCCGGGTTGTTGCTGCCGCTGTACTTCGCTTCCAGTGGGTTGAAGACTGACGTGGCAAAGATACGGGGCGGGAAGGCGTGGGGGCTGTTGGTGCTGGTCATATCGACGGCGTGCGCCGGGAAAATTCTGGGGACGTTGGTGGCGGCGTTGATGTGTATGGTTCCGGTTAGGGAGGCGGTGACACTTGGCGTCCTCATGAACACCAAGGGACTCGTGGAGCTCATCGTACTCAACATTGGAAAGGAGAAAAAG GTTCTAAACGACGAGATATTTGCAATCTTGGTGCTGATGGCATTGTTCACAACCTTCATAACAACCCCAATGGTGATGGCCATTTACAAACCAGCACGTGGCATCGCCATGAAGACCCACCGCAAGCTCGGCGACTTAACCACCAACTCCGCCAGCAACGACAAGAAAGATGAGCTCCGAATCCTAGCTTGCGTCCATGGCCCCGGCAACGTCCCTTCCATCATAAGCCTCATTGAGTCAACTCGCAGCACCAAAAATTCCTTCGTCAAGCTCTTCATCATGCACCTTGTCGAGTTTACGGAGCGATCCTCCTCCATCATCTTGGTCCAACGGGTTAGAAAGAACGGCTTTCCGTTTTTTAAGCGGTCGCGCAACGGTGAGTGGCGCGACCGTTTAGCTGGGGCCTTTCAGGCCTACAGTCAATTAGGCCGGGTCTCGGTCCGGCCCACTACTGCAATCTCTTCTTTGCCTACGATGCACGAGGACATATGCCACGTAGCGGAGGAAAAGAGAGTGACCATGATCATCCTGCCGTTCCACAAGCACTGGAGGGTGGAAGCTGATGACGAGGATAATGGTGGGGCCCACGAGGTGTTGGAAAATCTGGGCCATGGATGGAGAGGGGTGAACCAGAAGGTTCTCAAGCACGCGCCGTGTTCTGTAGGCGTGCTAGTGGACCGGGGTTTTGGAAATGGGTCGCAAACTCCAGGCCCAGATAGCACGATGGGCCAACGGGTTTGCATCTTGTTCTTTGGTGGGCCGGATGATCGAGAGGCCTTGGAGTTGGGTGGGAGAATGGTTGAGCACCCTGTAGTTAGGGTCACTATTATCAGGTTTGTTGAGGAAGATGAATTGAATGGTAAAAATATTGTGTTACACCCCTCGCCAAATGCCAATTGCGACCAAAGTTATAGCTTCTCAACAGCTAAAATGAACCGTCAAATAGAGAAG GAGTTGGATGAGAAGGCAATGGGAGAGTTTCGAGGGAGATGGGGAGAGATGGTTGGGTATGTTGAGAAGGCAAGTGAGAATGTTGTGGAGGAGGCACTAGGCATAGGAAGAAGCGGAGATTTTGATCTTATAGTAGTTGGGAAGGGTAGGTTTCCGTCGAGTATGGTAGCAAATTTGGCGGAGAGGCCGGCAGAACACGCAGAGTTGGGTCCCATAGGGGATGTTCTTGCATCTTCAGGGCACGGCGTGGTGACGTCAGTGTTGGTAATTCAACAACATGATGTAGCTTTGACTGATGAGGCACCAGCATTGAGGGTGTTACATGGTGGCTATGACAATGCCAGAGGGGATAATGATTCAACATCTAGTGCTAAAGAAATTTCATCAGTTGACAACAATGATATAGTGTGA
- the LOC107491643 gene encoding uncharacterized protein LOC107491643, producing MSNKTIITTITSTKTEMWRSRLGSALRAAIACTIVGCTSIYGPKPLRPYFEFSTYSYVTTVLIVSDATLGETLRGCWHVLCATMQAMIISLLSLLVIGHGNFNNRVAAMAVAAGSFFVALPESVELRTKRIAFGQLVIVYVSAVIDGKKEGVTVFPVHVATSTALGAVASVLAMLLPYPHLAYFEARKFYQLYIENTSERLNCNIETISASDHSTAVTFFNQAKSLSVVGPKLFQRIKSNLNGIHWERPHNPHCIDPKERLQDLEVPIRGMDIALSSCTSFPISIIDEELRGTLLNCRGRFSQELDQPDKLFPPLDTNTTSESKKEILNKSISKAYKDLPTSFFLYCLQLLFENSPVAKKTNHVAENPPKDDDSKGIFRKIREVSMKSIPSMDSLVFAFKCSLTLGLAMLFGLTYSKESAYWSGLAVAISFDPRRQPTFWAANARMQGTAMGSIYGVLCCFIFQKYVDLRLLPLLPWVVFYTFIRHSRMYGQAGAISAVIGALPILGREHYGPPKQFAIARIAEVTIGLICFVIVEILMSPSRAATLARTELSRTLRALQDCIGKIAINVPRENDKLSSSSQVLRAAQKNMRCLVSQMEAFIVEAELEPNFWFVPFHGACYRKMIQSLSRMADLFLFVAYSMEHISQLSQQEGGSWVNLQDQMHENIQIVKNNVCPKLKFFEEITKIKSLTELEKEWTKRNVPCDIESGGYPNADTFRTMSGDEEVHSITGTFLKHLEDIATKTHTNTNEEMVKCQMLFHYSCLGFCTSNLVREIMKIESELRELLIWENPSSHANMKEIYCKISTLCSW from the exons ATGTCAAATAAAACTATAATAACTACAATTACTAGCACAAAAACAGAGATGTGGCGAAGTCGTTTAGGCTCTGCTTTAAGGGCCGCCATAGCGTGCACCATAGTTGGTTGCACCTCAATCTATGGCCCCAAACCTCTCCGGCCCTACTTCGAGTTTTCCACTTATTCTTATGTCACCACTGTTCTAATAGTCTCAGATGCCACACTCGGTGAAACACTAAGAGGTTGCTGGCATGTCCTATGTGCCACCATGCAGGCTATGATCATTTCACTTCTTAGCCTCCTTGTGATAGGACATGGCAACTTCAACAACCGTGTGGCTGCGATGGCAGTTGCGGCTGGTTCCTTTTTCGTGGCGCTGCCGGAATCAGTGGAACTTAGGACTAAGCGGATTGCATTTGGGCAGCTAGTGATTGTTTATGTGAGTGCAGTGATAGATGGTAAGAAAGAAGGAGTGACAGTGTTCCCAGTTCATGTGGCAACCTCTACTGCCCTTGGAGCTGTGGCTTCAGTTTTGGCCATGTTGTTGCCATATCCTCACCTTGCATATTTTGAG GCGAGGAAATTCTACCAATTATACATTGAGAATACTTCTGAGAGGCTAAATTGCAACATAGAAACCATCTCTGCCTCAGACCACTCAACTGCTGTTACTTTCTTCAATCAAGCCAAGTCCCTCTCCGTAGTAGGACCCAAACTTTTCCAGAGAATAAAAAGCAACCTG AATGGAATACATTGGGAAAGGCCTCACAATCCCCATTGTATTGATCCAAAGGAAAGACTGCAAGACTTGGAGGTACCAATCAGAGGGATGGACATTGCTTTATCAAGCTGCACTTCTTTTCCCATCAGTATCATCGATGAGGAGCTCAGGGGTACCTTGCTCAATTGCAGAGGAAGATTCAGCCAAGAATTAGATCAGCCAGATAAGTTATTTCCACCTCTTGATACAAACACCACCTCTGAAAGCAAGAAGGAAATTTTGAATAAAAGCATTTCCAAAGCCTATAAGGATCTGCCAACCTCATTCTTCTTGTACTGTTTGCAACTTCTCTTCGAGAACTCCCCTGTAGCAAAGAAAACTAACCATGTGGCCGAAAACCCTCCAAAAGATGATGATTCCAAAGGGATTTTCAGAAAGATAAGAGAGGTTTCTATGAAGTCAATCCCCAGCATGGACAGCTTGGTTTTTGCATTCAAGTGCTCACTTACATTAGGCCTTGCTATGCTATTTGGGTTGACATACAGCAAGGAAAGTGCATATTGGTCAGGGCTCGCGGTCGCCATCAGTTTTGATCCTAGACGTCAACCAACATTCTGGGCTGCAAATGCACGTATGCAGGGAACAGCAATGGGTTCAATCTATGGGGTTCTATGTTGCTTCATTTTCCAAAAGTATGTAGATTTAAGGCTCTTGCCTCTTTTGCCATGGGTGGTTTTCTATACATTTATAAGGCATAGTAGAATGTATGGGCAAGCTGGTGCAATTTCAGCCGTTATAGGGGCCTTACCTATCCTTGGTAGGGAGCACTATGGCCCTCCAAAACAGTTTGCAATTGCAAGAATAGCTGAGGTCACAATTGGACTCATTTGCTTTGTCATTGTAGAGATACTAATGAGTCCTTCAAGAGCAGCAACTCTTGCAAGAACTGAACTTTCTCGAACCTTGAGAGCACTTCAAGATTGCATTGGCAAGATCGCTATTAATGTTCCTAGAGAAAACGACAAATTGTCTTCAAGTTCTCAAGTACTGAGAGCAGCACAGAAAAATATGAGATGTCTGGTGTCTCAAATGGAAGCATTCATAGTAGAAGCTGAGTTAGAACCAAACTTCTGGTTCGTTCCATTTCATGGTGCCTGCTACCGAAAGATGATCCAATCGCTGTCAAGGATGGCAGACCTCTTTCTATTTGTGGCATACTCAATGGAACATATCTCACAGTTGTCACAGCAGGAAGGAGGGTCATGGGTGAATCTCCAAGATCAAATGCATGAGAATATACAAATTGTTAAGAACAATGTCTGTCCTAAACTGAAATTCTTTGAAGAGATAACCAAAATCAAGTCTCTCACAGAACTAGAAAAGGAATGGACGAAAAGAAACGTTCCTTGCGACATTGAATCAGGAGGATATCCCAATGCAGATACATTTAGGACCATGTCTGGGGATGAGGAAGTGCATAGCATCACAGGGACTTTCCTCAAACACCTGGAGGACATAGCTACCAAAACTCACACCAACACAAATGAAGAGATGGTTAAATGCCAAATGCTTTTTCATTACAGTTGCTTAGGATTCTGCACTAGTAACTTGGTGAGAGAAATAATGAAGATTGAGAGTGAATTAAGAGAACTACTAATTTGGGAGAATCCATCAAGTCATGCAAACATGAAAGAAATTTATTGTAAGATCAGCACACTCTGTTCGTGGTAA